In the genome of Chryseobacterium oryzae, one region contains:
- a CDS encoding acetyl-CoA carboxylase carboxyltransferase subunit alpha: MEYLSFELPIKELMDQYQTCSLVGEESGVDVKLACSQIEDKIIEKKKEIYGNLTPWQRVQLSRHPDRPYTLDYINGMVDKGSFLELHGDRNFADDPAMIGGLATLDGQKVMIIGTQKGRTTKERQYRRFGMPNPEGYRKALRLMKLAEKFRIPVVTLVDTPGAYPGLEAEERGQGEAIARNIFEMTMLKTPIFTYIIGEGASGGALGIGVGNKVYMLENTWYTVIAPESCSSILWRNWDHKEDAANALNLTPKDALREKFIDGIIEEPLGGAHYDTEATYLNLKNSILQNIKAFSKFTGKELETQRQDKFISMGQFKG, encoded by the coding sequence ATGGAATATTTAAGTTTCGAACTTCCTATAAAAGAATTAATGGATCAATACCAAACCTGTTCTTTAGTAGGAGAAGAAAGTGGTGTTGATGTAAAATTAGCCTGCAGCCAAATCGAGGATAAAATCATAGAAAAGAAAAAAGAAATCTATGGTAATCTTACGCCTTGGCAAAGAGTACAGCTTTCTCGTCATCCCGATCGTCCTTATACTTTGGATTATATCAACGGAATGGTCGATAAAGGCAGTTTTCTTGAACTTCACGGTGATAGAAATTTTGCAGACGATCCGGCTATGATTGGTGGCTTGGCGACTTTAGACGGTCAGAAAGTGATGATTATCGGTACTCAGAAAGGAAGAACAACCAAAGAAAGACAGTACAGAAGATTCGGAATGCCGAATCCGGAAGGATACAGAAAGGCTTTAAGATTAATGAAGCTTGCGGAAAAATTCAGAATACCTGTAGTTACATTGGTAGACACTCCGGGAGCCTATCCTGGTCTTGAAGCTGAAGAAAGAGGACAAGGTGAAGCTATTGCTAGAAATATTTTCGAAATGACGATGCTTAAAACCCCTATTTTCACTTATATTATCGGTGAAGGAGCAAGTGGCGGAGCCTTAGGAATTGGGGTAGGAAATAAAGTGTATATGCTGGAAAATACGTGGTATACAGTAATCGCACCAGAAAGCTGCTCTTCTATTCTTTGGAGAAACTGGGATCATAAAGAAGATGCAGCCAATGCACTGAATCTTACGCCTAAAGATGCTTTAAGAGAAAAATTCATCGATGGAATTATTGAAGAGCCACTTGGTGGAGCACATTACGATACAGAAGCTACTTATCTGAACTTGAAAAATTCAATTTTGCAAAATATCAAAGCATTTTCAAAATTTACAGGAAAAGAACTTGAAACCCAAAGACAAGATAAGTTTATTTCTATGGGACAGTTTAAAGGATAA
- a CDS encoding beta-ketoacyl-ACP synthase III: MNEVFITKASTYLPNEPISNDEMESYLGLVNNTPSKARALILRNNKITTRYYALDKNGKPTHTNAQITAKAVEGLFDEHFKKEDMELLSCGTTSADQIQPSHASMVHGELNMGKSVEINTSTGLCNSGMNAFNYAFLNVKAGVKDNAICVGSERFSAWMTADKFNHEAENLKLLEEKPIVAFKREFLRWMLSDGAGALLLENKPRENSTSLRVEWIDFYSYAHQIEACMYSGCEKQEDGSLKSWAEYPAEEWLNQSIFALKQDTKILDKYILVKGAESLRASFDKHELDPDSIDHVLAHISSGYFKEGLKEEFANVGLDFPWEKWFYNLSEVGNIGAGSIFIALEQLMNSGKLKKGEKVLLCIPESGRFAYSCSLLTVV; encoded by the coding sequence ATGAACGAAGTATTTATAACCAAGGCATCTACATACTTGCCAAATGAGCCGATTTCTAATGATGAAATGGAAAGCTATCTTGGCCTGGTGAATAATACCCCTTCTAAAGCACGTGCTTTAATCCTGAGAAACAATAAGATTACCACGAGATATTATGCTTTAGACAAAAACGGAAAACCTACACATACCAACGCACAGATTACGGCAAAAGCTGTGGAAGGTCTTTTTGATGAGCATTTCAAAAAAGAAGATATGGAGCTTCTTTCCTGCGGAACGACTTCTGCAGATCAGATCCAGCCTTCCCATGCATCTATGGTACACGGCGAACTCAACATGGGAAAATCTGTAGAAATTAACACTTCTACAGGATTATGCAATTCCGGAATGAATGCTTTCAATTATGCATTTTTAAATGTGAAAGCAGGTGTGAAAGACAATGCAATCTGCGTAGGTTCTGAAAGGTTTTCTGCATGGATGACCGCAGATAAATTCAACCACGAAGCCGAAAATCTTAAGCTTTTAGAAGAAAAGCCCATAGTAGCCTTCAAAAGAGAATTTTTAAGATGGATGCTTTCTGACGGAGCAGGAGCTCTTTTATTGGAAAATAAACCGAGAGAAAACAGCACTTCTTTAAGAGTAGAATGGATTGATTTTTATTCTTATGCACATCAAATTGAAGCATGCATGTATTCCGGTTGCGAAAAACAGGAAGACGGAAGCCTGAAATCCTGGGCCGAATATCCTGCCGAAGAATGGCTGAACCAGTCTATTTTTGCTTTAAAGCAGGATACTAAAATTTTAGATAAATACATTCTGGTGAAAGGTGCCGAAAGTTTAAGAGCTTCTTTTGATAAGCACGAGCTCGATCCCGATTCTATTGACCACGTTTTGGCACATATTTCTTCAGGTTATTTCAAAGAAGGCCTGAAAGAGGAGTTTGCCAACGTAGGCTTAGATTTCCCTTGGGAAAAATGGTTCTACAATCTTTCTGAAGTAGGAAATATTGGTGCAGGTTCTATTTTTATTGCCCTGGAACAGCTTATGAATTCCGGTAAACTTAAAAAAGGGGAAAAAGTGCTGCTCTGCATCCCGGAAAGCGGAAGATTTGCTTATTCTTGCTCACTTCTAACGGTAGTTTAA
- a CDS encoding ABC transporter permease, with amino-acid sequence MEPKQENLIDISQFLPHRTPMLMADYILELNPEKVVTSFEIKADNIFVRNGFFSESGLIEHSAQTSSSILGQNFFASLDSDTKVIGFITNIKKIEIFELPAVGKKIISKASLISKYENICQIFCETFLDEKLLIRTEISLFIQKVN; translated from the coding sequence ATGGAACCAAAACAGGAAAACCTCATCGATATTTCTCAATTTTTGCCACATCGTACCCCAATGCTGATGGCAGATTATATCCTTGAGCTCAATCCTGAAAAAGTAGTCACTTCATTTGAAATAAAAGCAGACAATATTTTCGTCAGAAACGGTTTTTTTTCGGAATCAGGATTAATTGAGCATTCTGCACAGACATCTTCTTCCATTTTGGGGCAAAATTTCTTTGCCAGCCTCGATTCCGACACCAAAGTAATAGGTTTTATTACCAATATCAAAAAAATTGAAATTTTCGAACTTCCCGCAGTAGGAAAAAAGATCATTTCTAAAGCCTCATTAATTTCAAAATACGAAAACATCTGCCAGATTTTCTGCGAAACTTTTTTAGATGAAAAACTATTGATACGTACAGAAATCAGTCTTTTTATTCAGAAAGTAAATTAA
- the gltX gene encoding glutamate--tRNA ligase — translation MDKVRVRFAPSPTGPLHLGGVRTALYDYLFAKNQGGEFVLRIEDTDTARYVEGAEDYIEEALEWCGIIADESPKKGGKFAPYRQSERRDIYDRYTEHILKTDYAYIAFDTAEELDAIRAEYDARGEVFSYDNKSRNRLRNSIALSEEEVQKLLEAKTPYVVRFKMPVDRTLNLIDIIRGNSSVNTNTLDDKVLVKNDGMPTYHFANIIDDHEMEISHVIRGEEWLPSLGLHTLLYEAMGWEAPQFAHLSLILKPDISTLITKENIDSITKSFAEEFIAKNNQFSFDESATLIKSFFAEVKSARFKSMLNENDKDDEITASVKQFLKKGISGKLSKRDGDKFGFPVFPLNFTDPVTGNVSKGYRESGYLPEAFINMVALLGWSPADDKEILSLEEMAKEFDLNKVHKAGARFSKEKAEWFNHQYIQKTSDEELMNILKNSDLNIHISDEKLLQIVHLMKERTAFPKDIYENGKFFFEAPISFDEKAAKKAWNEDTSEILQELAQTLEKSEFNAENLKQIVHDFAENKGLGMGKVMMPLRLALVGELKGPDVPDIMQVVGKEESISRIHNAINNFK, via the coding sequence ATGGACAAAGTAAGAGTACGTTTTGCTCCAAGTCCTACGGGACCTTTACATTTAGGAGGCGTAAGAACGGCATTATATGATTATCTTTTTGCTAAAAACCAAGGCGGAGAGTTTGTATTGAGAATTGAAGATACAGATACTGCAAGATATGTGGAAGGGGCAGAAGACTACATCGAAGAAGCATTAGAATGGTGCGGAATTATAGCCGATGAAAGTCCAAAAAAAGGAGGGAAATTTGCGCCTTACAGACAGTCTGAAAGAAGAGATATTTATGATAGATATACAGAGCATATTTTAAAAACAGATTATGCTTATATTGCTTTCGATACGGCTGAAGAATTAGATGCCATCCGTGCCGAATATGATGCTAGAGGTGAAGTTTTTTCTTATGATAACAAATCAAGGAACCGTTTGAGAAACAGCATTGCTCTTTCTGAGGAAGAAGTTCAGAAATTGCTGGAAGCAAAAACTCCTTATGTGGTAAGGTTCAAAATGCCGGTGGATAGAACACTAAATCTTATAGATATCATCCGTGGAAATTCTTCGGTAAATACCAACACCTTAGACGATAAAGTTTTGGTGAAAAATGACGGAATGCCAACTTATCATTTTGCTAATATCATCGATGATCATGAAATGGAAATTTCTCACGTTATCCGTGGAGAAGAATGGTTGCCATCATTAGGCTTACACACTTTATTATACGAGGCAATGGGTTGGGAAGCGCCGCAGTTTGCTCATCTTTCTTTGATTTTGAAACCAGATATTTCAACATTAATTACAAAAGAGAATATTGATAGCATTACGAAATCTTTCGCAGAAGAGTTTATTGCGAAAAACAATCAGTTTTCTTTTGATGAATCGGCTACTTTAATCAAATCATTTTTTGCCGAAGTTAAAAGTGCAAGATTTAAATCTATGCTTAATGAAAACGATAAAGATGATGAAATTACAGCATCCGTAAAACAATTTTTGAAGAAAGGTATTTCAGGAAAATTAAGCAAAAGAGATGGTGATAAATTCGGATTTCCTGTATTTCCATTAAATTTCACAGATCCTGTGACTGGAAATGTTTCTAAAGGTTACCGAGAAAGCGGATATCTTCCTGAAGCGTTTATTAACATGGTGGCGCTTTTGGGTTGGTCTCCTGCGGATGACAAAGAGATTCTTTCACTCGAAGAAATGGCAAAAGAATTTGATTTGAATAAAGTTCACAAAGCCGGTGCAAGATTTAGTAAAGAGAAAGCAGAATGGTTCAATCATCAGTATATTCAGAAAACTTCAGATGAAGAACTGATGAATATTCTTAAGAATTCAGATTTAAACATACATATTTCAGATGAAAAATTACTGCAAATTGTTCATTTGATGAAAGAAAGAACCGCTTTCCCGAAAGATATCTACGAAAACGGGAAGTTTTTCTTTGAGGCTCCAATTTCTTTTGATGAAAAAGCAGCGAAAAAAGCATGGAATGAAGACACTTCTGAGATTTTACAAGAATTAGCTCAAACCCTGGAGAAATCTGAATTTAATGCTGAAAATCTTAAACAAATCGTTCATGATTTCGCGGAGAATAAAGGTTTAGGGATGGGTAAAGTAATGATGCCGCTACGGTTAGCCTTAGTTGGAGAACTGAAAGGACCTGATGTTCCGGATATTATGCAAGTCGTTGGAAAAGAGGAGTCTATATCCAGAATACACAATGCAATCAATAATTTTAAATAG